In Mus musculus strain C57BL/6J chromosome 1, GRCm38.p6 C57BL/6J, a single genomic region encodes these proteins:
- the Speg gene encoding striated muscle-specific serine/threonine-protein kinase isoform X19, giving the protein MVVAPGADVLLKCIITANPPPQVSWKKDGSMLHSEGRLLIRAEGERHTLLLREAQAADAGSYTATATNELGQATCASSLAVRPGGSTSPFSSPITSDEEYLSPPEEFPEPGETWPRTPTMKLSPSQDHDSSDSSSKAPPTFKVSLMDQSVREGQDVIMSIRVQGEPKPVVSWLRNRQPVRPDQRRFAEEAEGGLCRLRILAAERGDAGFYTCKAVNEYGARQCEARLEVRGE; this is encoded by the exons ATGGTGGTGGCGCCAGGAGCTGACGTGCTACTTAAGTGTATCATCACcgccaaccccccaccccaag TGTCCTGGAAAAAGGATGGGTCCATGTTGCACAGCGAGGGTCGTCTTCTCATCCGGGCTGAAGGTGAACGGCACACACTGCTGCTCAGAGAGGCCCAGGCTGCCGATGCTGGGAGCTACACAGCCACTGCCACCAACGAACTGGGCCAAGCTACCTGTGCTTCTTCACTGGCTGTGAGACCTG GCGGCTCCACATCCCCTTTCAGCAGCCCCATCACCTCTGATGAGGAGTACCTGAGCCCCCCAGAGGAGTTCCCAGAGCCTGGGGAGACCTGGCCCCGAACCCCTACCATGAAGCTCAGTCCCAGCCAGGATCATGATTCCTCCGACTCTTCTTCCAAGGCACCCCCAACGTTCAAG GTCTCACTCATGGACCAATCGGTGAGAGAAGGTCAAGATGTCATTATGAGCATCCGTGTGCAGGGAGAGCCCAAGCCTGTGGTTTCCTG GCTGAGGAATCGACAGCCCGTGCGCCCAGACCAGCGGCGCTTTGCAGAGGAGGCCGAGGGTGGGCTCTGCCGCTTGAGGATCCTGGCTGCTGAACGGGGCGATGCTGGTTTCTACACATGCAAGGCGGTCAACGAATATGGCGCTCGGCAGTGCGAGGCCCGCCTGGAGGTCCGAG GCGAGTGA
- the Speg gene encoding striated muscle-specific serine/threonine-protein kinase isoform 4 (isoform 4 is encoded by transcript variant 4), which produces MKLSPSQDHDSSDSSSKAPPTFKVSLMDQSVREGQDVIMSIRVQGEPKPVVSWLRNRQPVRPDQRRFAEEAEGGLCRLRILAAERGDAGFYTCKAVNEYGARQCEARLEVRGE; this is translated from the exons ATGAAGCTCAGTCCCAGCCAGGATCATGATTCCTCCGACTCTTCTTCCAAGGCACCCCCAACGTTCAAG GTCTCACTCATGGACCAATCGGTGAGAGAAGGTCAAGATGTCATTATGAGCATCCGTGTGCAGGGAGAGCCCAAGCCTGTGGTTTCCTG GCTGAGGAATCGACAGCCCGTGCGCCCAGACCAGCGGCGCTTTGCAGAGGAGGCCGAGGGTGGGCTCTGCCGCTTGAGGATCCTGGCTGCTGAACGGGGCGATGCTGGTTTCTACACATGCAAGGCGGTCAACGAATATGGCGCTCGGCAGTGCGAGGCCCGCCTGGAGGTCCGAG GCGAGTGA